A stretch of DNA from Bactrocera neohumeralis isolate Rockhampton chromosome 6, APGP_CSIRO_Bneo_wtdbg2-racon-allhic-juicebox.fasta_v2, whole genome shotgun sequence:
ACTTACAGAGACCCAAGATTTTGGCGCAGGCTGCATGGGTTCACTCATTTCTAAACAATATGTGCTCACCATAGCACAATGCGTCGATGAAAGTTTTGCACCTAAGGAAGGTGTTAATTTTATTGGTGTACGTTTCGGAGAATGGGACATTTCATACAAACGAGACTGTGAAAAATTTAGTAGCAGAAAATCCGTTTGCGCTCCCATGTATATGGATATAGTAGCAGATGTGATAATCACACATCCAGGATATAACAAAAAGACACTACAAAACGATATAGCGTTACTACGTTTGATAAGAAAAGTTGAATTTACCGATTTCATTAGTCCTATATGTTTGCCGTACCATGAGGATCAGGGATATATCGGTGCGCCGAACAGCACTGCGGAAATCACTGGCTGGGGTGAAACTCTGACAAGAGATGAGagtcaaataaaacagaaagcaactgtaaaaatatttgaacttaaTGCTTGTAGGAATAGAATTAATCGCGGTGTATCGGGTCTGCACTACAGTTACTCGCCGGACTTGCAAATATGTGCTATGGACGATATCAAAGTCGCATGCAAACTAGATGGAGGTGGGCCGCTCATGGTTCAACATTCGAAAGAGAATAAACCGGCATATTATTTGATTGGGTTATTCTCCAGTATGGATATTACATGCGATGGGAAGAATCTTCCAGGTATATATACACGCGTCCAGGCTTATCTGCCATGGATAAAGGATAACATTCACTTGTAATGTATGAATGTAATATTTAACcagaaaatacaatatataatacGTTATGTCtatgcaattaaaataaaagtattagaCGCATGTGTATACCTCTTATTTGTTTGCAAACCAAGATACTAAAGCAAGCGTTCAGACTTTAAAGGGGTAGAATGTACAGTCATAACCTTCTGCGTAACTTAAGTAGTTTTTTCGATAACATAACTTTTTTGGGCTGAATAGAAACTCATCCATATCAGACGACCAAAAACACATGAGATTAGTTTCAGATGATAATTGGTTAAAACTAGATTACACAAGTAAAGGCGATAAATGTAGACCTCAGTTAGCTCTTAAAGTGTTCTAGGCGAGTACTGCAAATGATTGGAACCGAAAAGACCCAAATAGATCCAACCACTTGAAATCTGAAAATGTGAGACAGACTTGGCTTCGAATCGAAGTAAAATATGTGATATTACGTATCAATCaagtgtatttttataaaatagatCAAGAGctttagattagattagataagtAAGTGAGGACTGCACTGcaacctagggtctattgtgccctctcctaagtcacaaaGGCTCAACTAGCCGCAGAAAATAGATAAGTTCTAATATACTGCTAGATGTTAAAgaagcgatgtgatccctatttggaaacatggatccaaggccTTAATCCTGCGCCTACAGACTGCAGCGCAGTCCATTAGCAGTAGCTCGAGAGAGGAGTCATTCCATTTGGCTTTACTGCTCAGGGTATTCTTAAACTTCCAAGTGAAGTTTTCCTTTTTGGTAATGCTATCCTAAAGGAGAAGAGCCAGTGGTTTGACGCCCCTTAGTTCATTTATACGTTGGGAAGAGATTACCTTACCTTTGCAAAacccttctgctgtcatttggagCAGAGTGTGTTTGGGAATTTGATTGATTACTAGGTGTAGCGGGGTGAGTTCCAGCACGACTTCAAGTGCCGCCGTCGGGAGCAGACAGCCTGCACTCCAGTCCTAGGGGGGTTGCACCTCTGTCTAGCTT
This window harbors:
- the LOC126763207 gene encoding serine protease easter-like, with the protein product MALTKYILPLIFCMSFASQLDIEEWNEMARKEIIPHPKKCGRVGVSDRIFGGTDTHIDEYPWTALLLYSNKKTQDFGAGCMGSLISKQYVLTIAQCVDESFAPKEGVNFIGVRFGEWDISYKRDCEKFSSRKSVCAPMYMDIVADVIITHPGYNKKTLQNDIALLRLIRKVEFTDFISPICLPYHEDQGYIGAPNSTAEITGWGETLTRDESQIKQKATVKIFELNACRNRINRGVSGLHYSYSPDLQICAMDDIKVACKLDGGGPLMVQHSKENKPAYYLIGLFSSMDITCDGKNLPGIYTRVQAYLPWIKDNIHL